A window of the Harmonia axyridis chromosome 5, icHarAxyr1.1, whole genome shotgun sequence genome harbors these coding sequences:
- the LOC123680616 gene encoding uncharacterized protein LOC123680616, producing the protein MIIGVISIVYTLFVDTVLSDRVAEIEDLYCCGDDFQNTYRINYKPGFLNLQALVEGRRSNKKKEKKEKQLNEGNKDNEVNKGNEANKENEVNKENEVFKGNEVNELNNRYDQNYDKRGKIKEIYGILSNIAVQANRSIDADVEAYTTAVESLVQAAFDITQMSLKDKITEKASEQMKKIKTNTLNEINDESLRTKEEIKETTETMLTALKELDDEISNNSFEDEILSIVLRLKTFFEDSTLLKDKMREKMGEYFSLFRIRIRSLKSEILNPNMGAKMMKI; encoded by the exons ATGATAATAGGTGTAATTTCGATTGTGTACACCTTATTC GTAGATACTGTGTTGTCAGACAGGGTAGCTGAAATTGAAGATTTATATTGTTGCGGAGATGATTTTCAGAACACTTACCGTATAAACTACAAGCCAGGATTCCTAAATCTCCAGGCTCTTGTCGAAGGAAGAAGAtcaaataaaaagaaagaaaaaaaggaaaaacaatTAAATGAAGGAAATAAAGATAATGAAGTAAATAAAGGAAATGAAGCAAATAAGGAAAATGAAGtaaataaagaaaatgaagTATTTAAAGGAAATGAAgtaaatgaattaaataatagGTATGACCAAAACTATGACAAAAGAGGAAAAATAAAGGAGATATACGGTATCTTGTCAAATATTGCTGTTCAAGCCAATAGATCTATCGACGCAGATGTTGAAGCCTATACAACCGCTGTGGAATCTCTTGTACAAGCCGCATTTGATATTACCCAAATGA GTCTGAAAGATAAGATCACTGAGAAAGCTTCAGAacagatgaaaaaaataaaaaccaacacgttaaatgaaattaatgatgaATCCTTACGTACTAAGGAAGAAATTAAGGAAACCACTGAAACGATGTTAACAGCTTTGAAGGAGTTAGATGATGAGATCTCGAATAACTCATTTGAGGACGAGATTCTGTCTATTGTTCTGCGTTTGAAGACATTTTTTGAGGACTCGACCTTGTTGAAAGATAAAATGAGGGAGAAAATGggagaatatttttctcttttccGAATCAGAATCCGGAGTTTGAAAAGTGAAATTTTAAATCCAAATATGGGTGCAAAAATGATGaagatataa
- the LOC123680618 gene encoding uncharacterized protein LOC123680618: protein MKITFSLFIVLPLLKSVVANKGFANFTVSKFQDVEEGFLNEIEIYMDDFSRWTRFLVHKANTHLKLIDEISNFNCSFHKVSDSPNLIARTEQKIKDCLEHSISKAYLILDKMKNEITLQGTSTMRMKSIDANSIEKITLSYVKRSKEMEMLELKINTCLVHAIESFLKHVNTRIDYSKKPNYKS from the exons ATGAAAATCACATTCTCACTatttatagttttacctcta ttgaaatcAGTTGTAGCCAATAAAGGTTTTGCAAATTTCACTGTTTCTAAATTTCAAGACGTAGAAGAGGGCTTTTTGAACGAGATAGAGATCTATATGGATGATTTTTCGAGATGGACAAGATTCTTAGTTCATAAAGCAAACACACATTTGAAACTGATCGATGAAATATCCAATTTCA aCTGCTCATTTCATAAAGTTTCCGATTCACCAAATTTGATAGCAAGAACAGAACAAAAAATTAAGGACTGCTTGGAGCATTCTATCTCAAAAGCTTATCTTATATTAGATAAAATGAAGAATGAAATAACACTACAGGGTACATCAACAATGCGAATGAAATCTATCGATGCTAACTCGatagaaaaaattacattgAGTTATGTGAAAAGGTCCAAAGAAATGGAAATGTTGGAGTTGAAGATAAACACATGCCTTGTTCATGCAATCGAATCGTTTTTGAAACACGTAAACACCCGAATAGATTATTCAAAAAAACCCAATTATAAATCGTGA
- the LOC123680617 gene encoding uncharacterized protein LOC123680617, translating to MISYVPFIVVLVFCVFHAQAENYTEEIREEELPSKVQQRNLIDTGRELCGLIRDVVSNEARESESAVQKDVEMMISRAREIISLKQENFELKHGSLTRKDIKSRAVLKTLPKLREEADASLTECQSMVADQTSIIANRIVEDAFGLEQKGQDIMNEFFECSKKGSWSMFSCYKKTIGAKIFPLKDFLMDTVRAHSRAHTDFLTARNSAANCIDKQLKEYENKIESMYNSLG from the exons ATGATATCCTACGTTCCTTTTATAGTTGTTTTAGTTTTCTGCGTTTTTCATGCTCAG GCGGAAAACTACACGGAGGAAATACGAGAAGAAGAGCTGCCCTCGAAAGTTCAACAAAGAAACCTAATAGACACAGGCAGAGAGCTGTGCGGTCTGATTCGAGATGTGGTTTCCAACGAAGCCAGAGAGTCCGAGAGTGCAGTTCAAAAGGACGTGGAGATGATGATATCGAGAGCGAGGGAAATTATAAGTTTGAAGCAGGAAAACTTCGAACTGA AACACGGATCTTTAACAAGAAAGGACATAAAATCCAGGGCCGTCCTGAAGACCCTACCAAAACTGAGAGAAGAGGCCGACGCAAGTTTGACAGAATGCCAGTCTATGGTCGCGGACCAAACGTCAATCATTGCCAACAGAATAGTGGAGGACGCGTTCGGGCTTGAACAGAAAGGACAGGACATCATGAACGAATTTTTCGAGTGCAGCAAGAAAGGCAGTTGGTCGATGTTCTCATGCTACAAGAAAACAATTGGGGCCAAGATCTTTCCACTCAAGGATTTCCTAATGGACACCGTGAGAGCTCACAGCAGGGCGCACACGGACTTTTTGACGGCCAGGAACAGTGCTGCCAACTGCATCGACAAACAGCTGAAGGAATACGAGAATAAGATCGAGTCTATGTACAATTCGTTGGGTTAG